A DNA window from Ostrea edulis chromosome 5, xbOstEdul1.1, whole genome shotgun sequence contains the following coding sequences:
- the LOC125651114 gene encoding uncharacterized protein LOC125651114: MDGIPAELYEMFDRDSLHAFYEFLTTNWEEEMPQDFRDATIVALYRNKGSRTDCGNYRGISLFSIAGKIIARIILNRLIASISEQNFSESDSLQRDTVGHSWETRLLEVHQTYPTVPEVLSDGCTSEKINFSNSVKQDCVHAPVIVDKSVATELFGLTISLGKTEVLPQPAPMSVSQPTYITIDGTQLQKVDAFKYLGSTISSDDVLDKEITVRIQKASHAMGRLRS; the protein is encoded by the exons ATGGATGGAATTCCCGCCGAATTGTACGAGATGTTCGATAGAGACTCGCTGCACGCTTTCTATGAATTTCTTACCACGAACTGGGAAGAAGAAATGCCACAGGACTTCCGGGATGCCACAATAGTCGCCCTGTACAGGAACAAAGGATCTCGAACTGACTGCGGGAACTACAGAGGTATTTCACTGTTCTCAATAGCCGGCAAAATCATTGCACGCATCATCCTGAACAGGCTGATTGCATCCATCTCCGAACAGAACTTTTCAGA ATCTGACAGTCTACAGAGAGACACTGTGGGTCATTCTTGGGAAACTAGGTTGCTCGAAGTTCATCAAACTTACCCAACTGTTCCAGAAGTACTGTCAGATGGCTGTACCTCGGAGAAAATCAACTTCTCCAACAGTGTGAAACAAGACTGCGTCCACGCCCCG GTGATCGTCGACAAATCTGTGGCCACCGAGCTGTTTGGTCTGACAATCAGCTTGGGGAAGACTGAAGTTCTCCCTCAGCCTGCACCTATGAGTGTCTCACAGCCGACGTACATTACCATCGACGGCACTCAATTGCAGAAAGTGGACGCCTTCAAGTACTTAGGAAGCACCATCTCTAGCGACGACGTATTAGACAAGGAAATAACAGTCCGGATCCAGAAAGCCAGCCATGCAATGGGAAGACTCCGCTCCTGA
- the LOC125649218 gene encoding uncharacterized protein LOC125649218, producing the protein MDCQQILTFCFIAAVVPVYVLAGECCKAHYDLTLSYNKEKWCDDYCCFQFAKYDCCSKLLLRAPSSEREDFCAAFFSDNEWAAALVALGCVALAVGGCVFICKVCCGSSRVTGTTISSGAAPGVTVVNSQNTMAMQQQQPTYPAYQTPNYPA; encoded by the exons ATGGATTGTCAGCAAATTTTGACTTTTTGCTTCATAG CTGCTGTTGTCCCAGTTTATGTGCTGGCAGGGGAATGTTGTAAAGCACATTATGACCTAACACTGAGCTATAACAAAGAGAAGTGGTGTGACGACTACTGTTGTTTTCAGTTTGCGAAATATGACTGTTGCAGCAAGCTTTTACTGCGAGCTCCATCAAGCGAGAGAGAAGATTTTTGTGCTGCATTCTTCTCTGATAATGA ATGGGCGGCAGCGCTAGTTGCTCTCGGGTGTGTGGCCCTTGCTGTAGGTGGCTGTGTGTTTATCTGTAAGGTGTGTTGCGGCAGCTCTAGAGTAACAGGTACAACGATCTCGTCAGGAGCAGCCCCGG GGGTTACTGTGGTGAATTCACAAAATACAATGGCcatgcaacaacaacaacctaCCTATCCGGCATACCAGACTCCTAATTACCCAGCATAG